A single window of Microbacterium croceum DNA harbors:
- a CDS encoding ThuA domain-containing protein: protein MTARRALVVRGGWDGHRPVEATDMFLPFLVDNGFDVRVEDSNEVYADREEMDRTDLIVQSVTMSDISEEALKGLRGAVERGTGLAGWHGGIADSYRNSSDYLQLIGGQFATHPGKHPAEREGGEADNFLCYTVDLTDLGRRHPIMEGIEDFTLRTEQYWVLTDDLNDVLATTTHPVQPFHPWHRPITSPAVWTREWGKGRVFVATPGHSLVVLRDTSVRTIIERGMLWASRTVSE, encoded by the coding sequence ATGACCGCGCGCAGAGCACTCGTGGTCCGCGGAGGCTGGGACGGTCACCGCCCCGTCGAAGCCACCGACATGTTCCTCCCGTTCCTCGTCGACAACGGTTTCGACGTGCGCGTCGAGGACTCCAACGAGGTCTACGCCGACCGCGAGGAGATGGACCGCACCGACCTCATCGTGCAGAGCGTCACGATGTCGGACATCTCGGAGGAGGCGCTGAAGGGGCTGCGCGGTGCGGTCGAGCGCGGCACCGGACTCGCCGGATGGCACGGCGGCATCGCCGACTCCTACCGCAACAGCTCCGACTACCTGCAGCTCATCGGCGGCCAGTTCGCCACCCACCCCGGCAAGCACCCGGCTGAGCGCGAGGGCGGCGAGGCGGACAACTTCCTCTGCTACACCGTCGACCTCACCGATCTCGGACGGCGGCACCCGATCATGGAGGGCATCGAGGACTTCACGCTTCGCACGGAGCAGTACTGGGTGCTCACCGACGACCTCAACGACGTCCTCGCCACGACCACCCATCCTGTGCAGCCGTTCCACCCCTGGCACCGGCCGATCACCTCGCCGGCCGTCTGGACGCGCGAGTGGGGCAAGGGCCGGGTCTTCGTGGCCACACCAGGGCACAGCCTCGTCGTCCTCCGCGACACGAGTGTCCGCACCATCATCGAGAGGGGGATGCTGTGGGCCAGCCGCACGGTATCGGAATAA
- a CDS encoding Gfo/Idh/MocA family protein encodes MGQPHGIGIIGLGVISAQYLDTLGSHPDVRIAATADLDTARAEAVAARYPGCRVLDVDELVTDPSVHTVINLTIPSAHAEVALAALAGGKNVFGEKPLAATLGDARRVVEAAGSAWVGCAPDTVLGTGVQTARAAVDAGSIGRPVAAVATWVSSGHEAWHPHPDFYYRDGGGPLFDMGPYYLTTLFHLLGPVARVSGASSRPRAVRTIASGPRAGESIPVEIDTHVTGTLEHVGGAISTVTFSFDGAATDAAPLEVHGETGTLSVPDPNLFEGVVRVRRPAEDVWTPVVERAGYENAGRGIGVLDRLATGAGSARGDIALHVLEMMTALTESARVGRRIDLTTAPERPSLIPFTPEKSWRKR; translated from the coding sequence GTGGGCCAGCCGCACGGTATCGGAATAATCGGACTCGGCGTCATCTCGGCGCAGTACCTCGACACGCTCGGGTCTCACCCCGATGTGCGCATCGCCGCGACAGCCGACCTCGACACGGCCAGAGCCGAGGCGGTCGCCGCACGCTACCCCGGGTGCCGCGTGCTCGACGTCGATGAGCTCGTCACGGATCCGTCGGTGCACACCGTGATCAACCTCACGATCCCGTCCGCGCACGCCGAGGTGGCGCTCGCCGCGCTCGCCGGGGGCAAGAACGTCTTCGGAGAGAAGCCCCTCGCGGCGACCCTCGGCGATGCCCGCCGGGTCGTCGAGGCCGCAGGGTCGGCCTGGGTCGGCTGCGCGCCGGATACCGTGCTCGGTACCGGCGTGCAGACGGCACGTGCCGCCGTGGATGCCGGCAGCATCGGCCGGCCCGTCGCCGCGGTGGCGACCTGGGTGTCGTCGGGGCACGAGGCGTGGCATCCCCACCCGGACTTCTACTACCGTGACGGCGGCGGTCCGCTGTTCGACATGGGGCCGTACTACCTCACCACGCTGTTCCATCTGCTCGGGCCCGTCGCGCGCGTCTCCGGGGCGTCGTCGCGTCCCCGGGCCGTGCGCACGATCGCCTCCGGTCCCCGGGCGGGGGAGAGCATCCCGGTCGAGATCGACACGCACGTGACCGGGACGCTCGAGCATGTCGGCGGAGCGATCTCGACCGTCACGTTCAGTTTCGACGGCGCAGCCACGGACGCTGCGCCGCTCGAGGTCCACGGGGAGACGGGCACGCTGTCGGTGCCCGACCCGAATCTGTTCGAAGGCGTCGTCCGGGTGCGGCGACCCGCCGAAGACGTCTGGACGCCCGTCGTCGAGCGCGCCGGGTACGAGAACGCCGGCCGCGGCATCGGCGTGCTCGATCGCCTCGCCACCGGCGCAGGGAGCGCCCGCGGCGACATCGCCCTGCACGTGCTCGAGATGATGACGGCCTTGACGGAATCCGCACGCGTCGGCCGACGCATCGATCTGACCACGGCCCCGGAGCGGCCGTCGCTCATCCCCTTCACCCCCGAGAAATCCTGGAGAAAGCGTTGA
- a CDS encoding Gfo/Idh/MocA family protein produces MMTTSPLRVAVIGAGFMARAHSHAWRTAPRFFDLPREPQLSVLVSRDEARGHTAARDWGWESWSDDWRTVVARDDIDVVDICTPGDTHAEIAIAALGAGKHVLCEKPLANDPADAADMVAAADAAARQGVVAMCGYSYRRTPALASARRLIAEGALGTIRHVRAQYLQDWLSDADAPHTWRLDRASAGSGALGDIGAHSIDTAQWLTGERIVGVSAHLRTFVSSRPRRSAEVGLGGRGDLDAERLPVDVDDAAAFIADFSGGALGVFEATRMALGRRNANRIEINGDRGSVAFDFERMNELEFYSDDDADDRRGFRTIQATDPAHPYADAWWPTGHGIGYEHTFTHQIVDFVRSIDGTPESPSFADAYQVQRVLAAVEESAGDEGRRTRVR; encoded by the coding sequence ATCATGACGACGAGCCCGCTGCGTGTGGCCGTGATCGGTGCGGGCTTCATGGCACGAGCGCATTCGCACGCCTGGCGCACCGCACCGCGCTTCTTCGACCTGCCGCGCGAGCCCCAGCTCTCGGTCCTGGTGTCGCGCGACGAGGCACGAGGGCACACAGCGGCGCGCGACTGGGGCTGGGAGAGCTGGTCGGATGACTGGCGGACGGTGGTCGCACGCGACGACATCGACGTGGTCGACATCTGCACTCCCGGCGACACGCACGCGGAGATCGCGATCGCGGCCCTCGGCGCCGGCAAGCACGTGCTCTGCGAGAAGCCGCTCGCGAACGATCCGGCCGATGCCGCCGACATGGTCGCTGCCGCGGATGCCGCGGCACGGCAGGGTGTCGTCGCGATGTGCGGCTACAGCTACCGGCGCACCCCCGCGCTCGCGTCGGCGCGCCGACTCATCGCGGAGGGAGCGCTCGGCACCATCAGGCACGTCCGCGCACAGTATCTGCAGGACTGGCTGAGCGACGCGGATGCTCCGCACACGTGGCGTCTCGACCGCGCATCGGCGGGCTCCGGCGCCCTCGGCGACATCGGCGCGCACAGCATCGACACGGCGCAGTGGTTGACCGGCGAGCGGATCGTGGGCGTGTCCGCGCACCTCCGCACGTTCGTGTCGTCGCGTCCTCGTCGGAGCGCCGAAGTGGGGCTCGGCGGCCGAGGCGATCTCGACGCCGAGCGCCTGCCGGTCGATGTCGACGATGCCGCCGCGTTCATCGCCGACTTCAGCGGGGGCGCGCTCGGCGTGTTCGAGGCGACGCGCATGGCGCTCGGCCGCCGCAACGCCAACCGCATCGAGATCAACGGCGACCGCGGCTCCGTGGCCTTCGACTTCGAGCGGATGAACGAGCTCGAGTTCTACAGCGACGACGACGCGGATGACCGCCGCGGGTTCCGCACGATCCAGGCCACCGATCCCGCGCACCCCTACGCCGACGCGTGGTGGCCCACTGGCCACGGCATCGGCTATGAGCACACGTTCACGCACCAGATCGTCGACTTCGTGCGCTCCATCGACGGAACACCGGAATCGCCGTCTTTCGCCGATGCGTACCAGGTGCAGCGGGTGCTCGCGGCTGTCGAGGAGAGCGCCGGCGACGAGGGTCGCCGCACCCGCGTGCGCTGA
- a CDS encoding LacI family DNA-binding transcriptional regulator: protein MASPPRPTLTDVAAQAGVSIATASRALRARGEMAADTRSRVLRAAAELGYSTVGQRRGRPRRGTSLMFDLVLGHFHDPYTEEITAGARTTASELGYDLVLTAERDDPADDWHERIRSRGSAGVIVGLIVPTSTQIAAMHRASIPLVLMEPPSEASSPLPSLRTTDSAGGGAAAEHLVARGARRFIVIGGAPSYRYGRARVDGFVRTIDEIAPGAPCVRTSADWSAWDARRACARALAELPGSGPIGVFACSDEMAAGAYRAIADSDRNIPRDVMVVGFDDVRGARWLHPSLTTIRQPIREMASAAVRILAQVTSGGVVSNEAIVMPTELVERGSTRPVITE from the coding sequence ATGGCCAGTCCCCCTCGCCCCACGCTCACCGATGTCGCGGCGCAGGCCGGGGTCAGCATCGCCACGGCGTCGCGGGCGCTGCGGGCACGGGGAGAGATGGCCGCGGATACGCGATCGCGGGTGCTGCGCGCCGCGGCAGAACTCGGCTACTCGACCGTCGGCCAGCGGCGCGGGCGTCCGCGGCGCGGCACGTCCCTGATGTTCGACCTCGTGCTGGGCCACTTCCACGACCCCTACACCGAGGAGATCACCGCGGGCGCCCGCACCACCGCCTCCGAGCTCGGATACGACCTGGTCCTGACGGCCGAGCGCGATGACCCCGCGGATGACTGGCACGAGCGCATCCGCTCGCGCGGTTCCGCCGGGGTCATCGTCGGCCTCATCGTGCCGACGAGCACCCAGATCGCCGCGATGCATCGGGCCTCCATCCCGCTGGTGCTGATGGAACCGCCGTCCGAAGCGTCGAGCCCGTTGCCGAGCCTGCGCACCACCGACAGCGCCGGCGGCGGGGCGGCTGCCGAGCACCTCGTCGCGCGCGGGGCTCGGCGCTTCATCGTGATCGGCGGAGCACCGTCCTACCGGTACGGACGCGCGCGAGTCGACGGTTTCGTGCGCACGATCGACGAGATCGCCCCCGGCGCTCCGTGCGTGCGCACCAGCGCGGACTGGAGCGCCTGGGATGCCAGGAGGGCCTGCGCGCGTGCGCTCGCGGAGCTGCCCGGCAGCGGACCGATCGGCGTTTTCGCGTGCTCCGACGAGATGGCGGCCGGCGCCTATCGGGCGATCGCCGACAGCGACCGCAACATCCCGCGCGATGTCATGGTGGTGGGCTTCGACGATGTACGCGGAGCACGGTGGCTGCATCCGTCGTTGACCACGATCCGCCAGCCGATCCGGGAGATGGCGTCGGCAGCCGTGCGCATCCTCGCGCAGGTGACGTCGGGGGGCGTGGTCTCGAATGAGGCCATCGTCATGCCGACGGAGCTCGTCGAGCGCGGCTCGACGCGCCCTGTCATCACGGAGTGA
- a CDS encoding glycosyl hydrolase family 95 catalytic domain-containing protein has product MKSRSHFVSASTAPSWDLGMLVGSGRVGAVVWGSPDEHAISLTHERFFLPVNARTPPPRFVEAMPRIRTALLAHEAEKAAAIITETTGSADFSQMIWTDPLAPGAELRLVIDAPDEGGGAGGPVGAKPGAYRRHRNLATGEVIIAWQVDGIHRELRVSAPRGGRRVRIAVRSSAPATVRLRLGVTGDLTADIPGAASYRGFADAAVELRAPTEAALTVSAGTAGERATLTTTVSAQDATVRLVDDTGAEFAVDVEGGRWAEFEVELRHGDSDPDTLPLGDQAALHGASGLDLASGVPEDVATETLREGADGDPRMMRALIELAYAAGRANIISATGELPATLQGVWQGTWSPAWSADYTLNGNVQNGGMASLVPTGTPELTASLFRLLVPHLSDFRTNAARIFGFDGAMLPSRMSTHGLANHFSDGFPHQFWISGGGWVLRMLADAVLSSGDRELVDDETWQLIEGILLFSRDVIAHGPVAPSYSPENTPGGAATPLAVNATMDIAVLRDVDRAGRVLAEAHGRDPILLPVVEPKFRIDDDGVLAEWADPVFLPHRAHRHTSELYPLWYDMDPAFEATPMRAAARRLVQEKIAWRAEDPGPPPGNGEMAFGLAQLGLAAAALGDAPSAEQCLHWLAALHFTPAMSTTHDSGAIFNLDASGALPAVVAAMLVGSSRDAITLLPALPDSWAEGAVTGLTTRTALTVELLEWSASGIAVTLAGSAESAWVRTGPITLTLPRPVTSPAHPDPVTSIVLDHRETRHQLSLTWAPSAS; this is encoded by the coding sequence ATGAAGAGCCGATCCCACTTCGTCAGCGCGAGCACCGCGCCGAGCTGGGACCTCGGCATGCTCGTCGGCAGCGGTCGGGTCGGAGCGGTCGTCTGGGGGAGTCCGGACGAGCATGCGATCTCGCTGACGCATGAGCGGTTCTTCCTGCCCGTCAACGCACGCACCCCTCCGCCGCGCTTTGTCGAGGCGATGCCGCGTATCCGCACCGCGCTGCTGGCGCACGAGGCGGAGAAGGCTGCGGCGATCATCACGGAGACCACCGGCTCCGCCGATTTCTCGCAGATGATCTGGACCGATCCGCTGGCACCCGGTGCCGAGCTACGGCTGGTCATCGATGCCCCGGATGAGGGTGGAGGCGCGGGCGGCCCGGTAGGTGCGAAGCCCGGGGCCTATCGGCGACACCGCAACCTCGCGACGGGAGAGGTCATCATCGCCTGGCAGGTCGACGGCATCCACCGGGAGTTGCGGGTCTCGGCGCCGCGCGGAGGACGGCGGGTCCGCATCGCCGTGCGGTCGTCGGCTCCGGCGACGGTACGTCTCAGGCTCGGGGTGACCGGTGATCTGACCGCCGACATCCCCGGCGCCGCGAGTTATAGGGGGTTCGCGGATGCCGCGGTGGAACTGCGGGCGCCGACCGAGGCGGCCCTCACCGTGAGTGCAGGCACCGCGGGGGAGCGGGCGACGCTGACGACCACGGTGAGCGCGCAGGACGCAACAGTGCGGCTCGTCGACGATACCGGTGCGGAGTTCGCCGTCGACGTCGAGGGCGGGAGATGGGCCGAGTTCGAGGTCGAACTGCGTCACGGCGACAGCGACCCCGATACGCTCCCGCTCGGCGACCAGGCCGCTCTGCACGGCGCCTCGGGGTTGGACCTCGCGTCGGGGGTGCCGGAGGACGTCGCCACGGAGACGCTGCGGGAGGGAGCGGACGGCGACCCCCGGATGATGCGCGCGCTCATCGAACTGGCCTACGCCGCCGGGCGGGCCAACATCATCAGTGCGACCGGAGAGCTCCCTGCCACCCTGCAGGGGGTGTGGCAGGGGACGTGGTCGCCGGCGTGGTCGGCCGACTACACGCTGAACGGCAACGTGCAGAACGGCGGGATGGCGTCGCTGGTGCCCACCGGCACACCGGAGTTGACGGCATCCCTCTTCCGCCTGCTCGTTCCGCATCTCTCCGACTTCCGCACCAACGCCGCGCGCATCTTCGGATTCGATGGAGCGATGCTGCCGAGCCGGATGAGCACTCACGGCCTTGCGAACCACTTCTCCGACGGCTTCCCTCACCAGTTCTGGATCAGCGGCGGCGGGTGGGTGTTGCGCATGCTGGCGGACGCGGTCCTGAGTTCCGGGGACCGTGAGCTGGTCGACGACGAGACCTGGCAGCTGATCGAGGGGATCCTCCTCTTCTCGCGCGATGTGATCGCGCACGGACCTGTCGCACCGTCCTATTCGCCGGAGAACACCCCTGGCGGTGCGGCGACACCGCTCGCGGTGAACGCGACCATGGACATCGCGGTGCTGCGCGATGTCGATCGTGCCGGTCGTGTGCTGGCCGAGGCGCACGGCAGGGACCCCATCCTTCTCCCCGTCGTCGAGCCGAAGTTCCGCATCGACGACGACGGGGTGCTGGCCGAATGGGCCGACCCCGTCTTTCTGCCGCACCGTGCGCACCGGCATACGAGCGAGCTGTATCCGCTCTGGTATGACATGGACCCCGCGTTCGAGGCGACCCCGATGCGGGCGGCGGCGCGACGGCTCGTGCAGGAGAAGATCGCCTGGCGCGCCGAGGACCCTGGCCCGCCTCCCGGCAACGGCGAGATGGCCTTCGGGCTTGCGCAGCTCGGACTCGCCGCCGCGGCCCTGGGCGACGCGCCGAGCGCGGAGCAGTGTCTGCACTGGCTCGCCGCGCTGCACTTCACCCCGGCGATGTCGACGACGCACGACTCGGGCGCGATCTTCAACCTCGACGCGAGCGGCGCGCTTCCCGCCGTCGTGGCGGCGATGCTTGTCGGCTCGTCCCGCGACGCGATCACCCTTCTCCCCGCCCTTCCCGATTCCTGGGCCGAGGGGGCGGTGACCGGACTCACGACGCGGACGGCGCTCACCGTCGAGCTCTTGGAGTGGAGCGCGTCGGGCATCGCCGTGACACTGGCGGGGAGCGCGGAGTCCGCATGGGTGCGCACGGGACCGATCACCCTGACGCTTCCGAGACCCGTCACCTCACCCGCGCATCCCGATCCGGTGACGAGCATCGTGCTGGATCATCGGGAGACCCGCCATCAGCTGTCCTTGACCTGGGCGCCATCGGCGTCCTGA
- a CDS encoding alpha-N-arabinofuranosidase produces the protein MTTTATTARAVIDLDVTGDRINRHIYGHFAEHLGRCIYDGFWVGEDSDIPNVRGIRLDIVEALKALDIPNLRWPGGCFADTYHWRDGIGPRELRPRIANTNWGDVVESNHFGTHEFMDLCDLLGADAYVNGNIGSGTVQEMAEWVEYLTRGDDSPMARLRRENGRDEPWKVPFWGLGNEAWGCGGHMSAAHYAEEARRYATFAHDHGENRLTRIAAGANEDDLDWTRVLMKTLMECHGCTLYGTLPYQAISFHYYTHSGSGINTEHAAPFSDEKYYDTMAYAADVERVVRGHVAVMDSYDPDNRVSLVCDEWGTWWNVEEGTNPGFLFQQNTVRDALVAGIHFDVFHRYARRISMANIAQTVNVLQAMVLTDGDALVLTPTYHVFEMNKGHQDALHLPAHLREVPTNRVRGGDLPLISLSASTRGDTALISLSHLAIDADCTVSIDLRGRGASVARARVLTGDDASAYNDAAAPDRVAPRALDAVIHGGRLTVTLPPHSFATVELQLEPEPGVTAIERTEVAS, from the coding sequence TTGACCACCACTGCCACCACCGCACGTGCGGTGATCGACCTCGACGTGACCGGCGACCGCATCAACCGCCACATCTACGGGCACTTCGCCGAGCATCTGGGGCGTTGCATCTATGACGGCTTCTGGGTGGGCGAGGACTCCGACATCCCGAATGTGCGCGGCATCCGACTCGACATCGTGGAGGCGCTGAAGGCCCTCGACATCCCGAACCTCCGCTGGCCGGGCGGCTGCTTCGCCGACACCTACCACTGGCGCGACGGCATCGGTCCGCGGGAGCTGCGGCCGCGTATCGCGAACACCAACTGGGGTGATGTGGTGGAGAGCAACCACTTCGGCACGCATGAGTTCATGGATCTGTGCGACCTCCTCGGAGCCGACGCGTACGTCAACGGCAACATCGGCAGCGGCACGGTGCAGGAGATGGCCGAATGGGTGGAGTACCTCACCCGCGGCGACGACAGCCCCATGGCGCGGTTGCGGCGGGAGAACGGGCGGGACGAGCCCTGGAAGGTGCCGTTCTGGGGATTGGGTAACGAGGCGTGGGGATGCGGCGGCCACATGTCGGCCGCCCACTACGCGGAGGAGGCGCGACGCTACGCCACCTTCGCCCACGATCACGGCGAGAACCGGCTCACCCGCATCGCGGCGGGCGCCAACGAAGACGACCTCGACTGGACGCGGGTCCTGATGAAGACGCTCATGGAGTGCCACGGCTGCACGCTCTACGGGACCCTGCCGTACCAGGCCATCTCCTTCCACTACTACACGCACTCAGGATCGGGCATCAACACCGAGCACGCGGCACCGTTCAGTGACGAGAAGTACTACGACACGATGGCCTACGCCGCCGACGTGGAACGCGTCGTGCGCGGACACGTGGCTGTGATGGATTCCTACGACCCCGACAACCGCGTCTCGCTGGTGTGCGACGAGTGGGGGACCTGGTGGAACGTCGAGGAGGGCACCAATCCGGGGTTCCTCTTCCAGCAGAACACCGTGCGGGACGCGCTGGTCGCGGGCATCCACTTCGACGTCTTCCACCGCTATGCACGGCGGATCTCGATGGCGAACATCGCCCAGACCGTCAACGTGCTGCAGGCGATGGTGCTCACGGACGGCGACGCGCTCGTGCTGACGCCGACCTACCACGTGTTCGAGATGAACAAGGGGCATCAGGACGCGCTGCACCTGCCCGCGCACCTGCGCGAGGTGCCGACGAACCGCGTGCGGGGAGGCGACCTCCCCCTGATCTCGCTGTCGGCCTCGACTCGGGGCGACACCGCCCTGATCTCGCTCAGCCATCTCGCGATCGATGCCGACTGCACCGTGAGCATCGATCTGCGCGGGCGAGGTGCGAGCGTCGCCAGGGCTCGCGTGCTCACCGGCGACGACGCGTCGGCCTACAACGACGCCGCAGCTCCCGACCGGGTGGCCCCGCGTGCGCTCGACGCGGTGATCCACGGCGGGAGGCTGACGGTGACCCTGCCGCCGCACTCCTTCGCGACGGTGGAGCTGCAGTTGGAACCAGAGCCGGGCGTCACGGCGATCGAGCGAACGGAGGTGGCATCATGA
- a CDS encoding beta-L-arabinofuranosidase domain-containing protein translates to MPTVALPPSAARLTGGVFDRRRRRNRDYLVSLSERNLMQNHLIEAGIGDQAWHLQPSGSSAKDRGLERHWGWETPGSLLRGHFLGHWMSAAAREIAATGDVVLRAMLEGVIGLLTQCQEENGGEWVFATPPSFLRRLAEGRDVWAPQYAIHKTFMGLVDVYRDLGDERCLQIAHRAAGAIAEWARGFDRERFQQILDVETGGMLEVWADLLEATGDELYRELLDRYWHASLFDALLAGEDALTNMHANTTIPEVLGAARAFEVTGEERWKRVVEQYWEWAVTRRGTFCTGGQTSGEIWTPPFSFAARRGAKTQEHCSVYNMIRLADVLYRWGGDPVHLDYIEANLHNGLLAQQHPETGMVAYFLPLEGGARKRWGTPTEDFWCCHGSLVQAHTRVASLAVYADDDTLTVAQYLPVRAETMAAGAPVTVDVRLGDDAGYVGPDSNAGPGGETHRPMAVRVQVAVTSEEGVPATVRLRVPEWTSSDPLVTTTAPWRREGRFLELVHPGGATTVDVEFPFLLRTVPIPDEPQTVAFVEGPLVLAGLVDREVCLEGDPAEPSTLLAADDERQWTQWLVRYRTVGRDAGIRFIPLNEVTDERYSVYFPVRTTVTP, encoded by the coding sequence ATGCCCACCGTCGCACTCCCGCCTTCGGCTGCACGCCTCACCGGGGGTGTCTTCGACCGCCGCCGGCGCCGCAATCGTGACTACCTCGTGTCGTTGTCGGAGCGGAATCTGATGCAGAACCATCTGATCGAGGCCGGCATCGGTGACCAGGCCTGGCATCTGCAGCCGTCGGGCTCCTCGGCGAAGGATCGAGGGCTCGAGCGGCACTGGGGATGGGAGACACCGGGATCGTTGCTGCGCGGGCACTTCCTCGGTCATTGGATGTCGGCGGCAGCCCGGGAGATCGCGGCGACCGGAGACGTGGTGCTTCGCGCCATGCTCGAGGGAGTGATCGGGCTGCTCACGCAGTGCCAGGAGGAGAACGGAGGCGAATGGGTCTTCGCGACGCCGCCCTCCTTCCTGAGGCGACTCGCGGAGGGGCGGGATGTGTGGGCCCCGCAGTATGCGATCCACAAGACGTTCATGGGGCTCGTCGACGTCTACCGCGACCTCGGAGACGAGCGCTGCCTGCAGATCGCGCACCGCGCGGCCGGCGCGATCGCCGAGTGGGCGCGAGGCTTCGATCGAGAGCGGTTCCAGCAGATCCTGGATGTGGAGACCGGCGGGATGCTGGAGGTGTGGGCCGACCTCCTCGAGGCGACGGGAGACGAGCTCTATCGCGAGCTCCTCGACCGGTACTGGCATGCTTCTCTCTTCGATGCGCTGCTGGCCGGGGAGGATGCGCTCACCAACATGCACGCCAACACGACGATCCCCGAGGTGCTGGGGGCCGCGCGCGCGTTCGAGGTCACCGGTGAGGAGCGCTGGAAGCGCGTGGTCGAACAGTACTGGGAGTGGGCGGTCACCCGTCGAGGCACCTTCTGCACCGGCGGGCAGACGTCCGGCGAGATCTGGACGCCCCCGTTCTCCTTCGCCGCGCGCCGGGGAGCGAAGACGCAGGAGCACTGCTCGGTGTACAACATGATCCGCCTCGCCGACGTGCTGTACCGGTGGGGCGGCGACCCGGTCCACCTCGACTACATCGAGGCGAATCTGCACAACGGTCTGCTGGCGCAACAGCACCCGGAGACCGGCATGGTCGCCTACTTCCTGCCGCTCGAGGGCGGCGCGCGCAAGAGGTGGGGCACACCGACGGAGGACTTCTGGTGCTGCCATGGGAGCCTCGTGCAGGCGCATACCCGCGTCGCCTCCCTCGCTGTCTATGCCGACGACGACACGCTGACGGTGGCGCAGTACCTGCCGGTGCGCGCCGAGACGATGGCGGCGGGTGCACCGGTGACCGTCGACGTGCGCCTCGGCGACGACGCCGGCTACGTCGGTCCTGATTCCAATGCAGGGCCGGGAGGAGAGACGCACCGCCCGATGGCAGTGCGCGTGCAGGTCGCCGTCACGTCGGAAGAGGGAGTGCCGGCGACGGTGCGTCTCCGCGTGCCGGAGTGGACGTCGAGCGATCCGCTGGTGACGACGACGGCGCCCTGGCGCCGCGAGGGCCGGTTCCTCGAACTCGTCCATCCCGGCGGTGCGACGACCGTCGACGTCGAGTTCCCGTTCCTGCTGCGCACCGTGCCGATCCCGGACGAGCCCCAGACGGTGGCCTTCGTCGAAGGGCCGCTGGTGCTCGCCGGACTCGTCGACCGAGAAGTCTGTCTGGAGGGCGACCCGGCGGAGCCGTCCACCCTGCTCGCCGCCGACGACGAACGGCAATGGACGCAGTGGCTGGTGCGCTATCGCACGGTCGGCCGCGACGCCGGCATCCGATTCATCCCGCTCAACGAGGTGACCGACGAACGCTACTCGGTGTACTTCCCGGTGCGTACCACGGTCACTCCGTGA